One Candidatus Culexarchaeum yellowstonense genomic region harbors:
- a CDS encoding NAD-dependent epimerase/dehydratase family protein: MRVLVTGGAGFIGSNVVGRLFKDGFEVYVVDDFSRGSVEFLKPYIDSGLRVFKLDVSSPSFVSSFSGYRFDVIIHLAALISVEESNLLPYRYHEVNVGGTLNALELARRVNAGKFIFMSSAAVYGDPVTLPVNELHPLNPKSIYAASKVEGELLVGVYRRLYGVKSVSLRLFNAYGPGQRLSDYSGVIRIFIENALRGVSLTIYGDGMQTRDFIYIDDVVKAIMLFVENSDFNFDVYNVGSGVPTRIIDLASMVIKLVDKHVDLNFAPERPGDVKFSYADISRIRGEFNFNCSVDLRDGLARTISYVSKQIGG; this comes from the coding sequence TTGAGGGTTTTGGTTACTGGTGGTGCTGGTTTTATTGGATCTAATGTTGTTGGTAGGCTTTTTAAGGATGGCTTTGAAGTCTATGTTGTTGATGACTTCTCCCGTGGGAGTGTTGAGTTTTTGAAGCCTTATATTGATTCTGGGTTGAGGGTTTTCAAGCTTGATGTATCCTCCCCATCTTTTGTATCAAGTTTTTCCGGGTATAGGTTTGACGTCATAATTCATTTAGCTGCTTTAATAAGTGTTGAGGAGTCTAATCTACTTCCATATAGGTATCATGAGGTTAATGTTGGTGGAACCCTGAACGCCCTTGAACTTGCGAGGAGGGTTAATGCTGGGAAGTTTATATTCATGTCTTCAGCTGCAGTTTATGGTGATCCAGTAACTCTACCTGTTAATGAGCTTCACCCATTGAATCCAAAGTCCATTTATGCTGCCAGTAAGGTTGAGGGTGAGTTGCTTGTTGGGGTTTATCGTAGACTTTATGGGGTTAAGTCTGTTTCCCTTAGGCTTTTCAATGCTTATGGTCCAGGTCAAAGGCTCAGCGATTATTCTGGTGTAATTAGGATATTTATTGAGAATGCTTTGAGGGGGGTGTCTCTAACAATTTATGGTGATGGAATGCAGACTAGAGATTTCATTTACATCGATGATGTTGTTAAAGCCATAATGTTATTCGTGGAGAATAGTGATTTCAATTTTGATGTTTACAATGTTGGTAGTGGTGTCCCCACTAGGATTATTGATTTAGCTTCAATGGTGATTAAACTGGTTGATAAGCATGTCGACTTGAATTTTGCTCCTGAGAGGCCTGGTGATGTTAAGTTTAGTTATGCTGATATCTCTAGGATTAGGGGAGAATTCAACTTTAATTGTAGTGTGGATTTACGTGATGGTTTGGCTAGAACAATAAGTTACGTTTCCAAGCAAATAGGTGGTTAA
- a CDS encoding 4Fe-4S binding protein, which yields MSHIIPISKPSEGASGLTGIWRTFKPIIDVGKCKKCLLCWLYCPEAAIKRVGDDLMSVEVDYRYCKGCGICANECPFKAITMVREG from the coding sequence TTGTCTCATATTATTCCAATATCCAAACCCTCTGAGGGAGCATCAGGGCTTACTGGTATCTGGAGAACATTTAAACCCATAATTGATGTGGGTAAGTGTAAGAAGTGTTTGTTGTGTTGGCTTTACTGCCCTGAAGCAGCCATTAAACGTGTTGGTGATGATCTTATGAGCGTTGAGGTTGATTATAGGTATTGTAAGGGTTGTGGTATTTGCGCTAATGAATGTCCATTTAAAGCTATAACCATGGTTAGGGAGGGGTGA
- a CDS encoding sugar phosphate nucleotidyltransferase yields the protein MKAIILAAGKGTRLNPLTKYRPKHLLPIAGKTLLERIIIELKKAGVEEIGLIVGYMKDEIQRMIGDGSKYNVKISYIVQEAQLGTAHAIKMAEKYVDNERFIVVYGDITVNSEIILKAINRHEEAKAATTIISTEVEDPWNYGVLDVDQEGMLVNIVEKPERGMEPSRQINAGIYVMEGGKIFNAINRTNISKRGEYEITDTFKELIKSGEKIAVCKIPGKWWKDVGRPWDLLEANEEEMSKIEYNGKVLIGLGSVIGDGCIINPPVIIGAECKIGCNSIIGPYTCIGDHVEVGFGSKILGSIVMDNTVIMNDVEIGYSIIASNCIIEGDVKLEYEAKDGGKVKMRIKGVDVDTGRDRMGSVVGDYSFIGCGSIIAPGTTIHPNSIIPRRRLIYFDVDGIL from the coding sequence ATGAAGGCAATAATCCTAGCAGCTGGTAAGGGGACAAGACTAAACCCACTAACAAAATACAGGCCAAAACACCTACTCCCAATAGCCGGAAAAACATTACTTGAAAGGATAATAATTGAATTGAAGAAGGCTGGAGTAGAGGAAATTGGGTTAATAGTTGGATACATGAAAGATGAAATTCAAAGGATGATTGGTGATGGAAGCAAGTATAACGTGAAAATCAGTTACATAGTTCAAGAAGCACAGCTCGGAACTGCACATGCAATAAAGATGGCTGAAAAATACGTTGACAATGAGAGATTCATAGTAGTATACGGAGACATAACAGTTAATAGCGAAATAATATTGAAGGCAATAAATAGGCATGAGGAGGCGAAGGCTGCAACAACAATAATATCCACGGAAGTGGAAGATCCATGGAACTATGGAGTCCTAGATGTGGATCAAGAGGGGATGCTGGTAAACATAGTTGAAAAACCTGAAAGGGGGATGGAGCCAAGCAGACAGATAAATGCAGGCATATACGTCATGGAGGGAGGGAAAATATTCAACGCAATAAATAGGACAAACATATCCAAGAGAGGGGAATACGAGATAACAGATACATTCAAAGAGCTAATTAAAAGTGGGGAAAAGATTGCGGTTTGCAAGATACCTGGAAAATGGTGGAAGGATGTTGGGAGGCCATGGGACCTTCTTGAGGCAAATGAGGAAGAGATGAGTAAAATAGAGTATAATGGAAAAGTGCTTATTGGCTTGGGAAGCGTAATTGGGGATGGCTGCATAATAAACCCACCAGTAATAATAGGTGCTGAATGTAAAATTGGCTGCAATTCTATAATTGGACCGTACACGTGTATAGGAGATCATGTTGAAGTGGGATTTGGAAGCAAAATCCTTGGAAGCATAGTAATGGATAATACGGTAATAATGAATGATGTGGAGATAGGTTACAGTATAATAGCATCAAACTGTATAATTGAGGGGGATGTGAAACTCGAATATGAAGCTAAAGATGGGGGGAAAGTGAAAATGAGGATTAAGGGGGTTGACGTGGATACTGGGAGGGATAGGATGGGTTCAGTGGTTGGAGACTACAGTTTCATAGGATGTGGAAGTATAATAGCTCCAGGAACGACAATACATCCGAATAGCATAATTCCACGCAGGAGACTCATATACTTCGATGTTGATGGAATCCTCTAA
- a CDS encoding Gfo/Idh/MocA family oxidoreductase, with protein sequence MDKVGVAVIGCGAWGRNHLRVLSELKKAKLVAASDINQEVLRMVKEKYDIQVYTDYHEMLKDKEIEAVTICTPSSTHAKIALEVIEAGKNLLVEKPMTITVEEAKNIIERANECKVKLMVGHIERYNPAVQRVKKMIDEGKIGEIVLISSKRVSRWPERIGDVGVVRDLAIHDLDLMRYITGAEPTEIYAVTGSLKHKYEDHANIILKFNSNPTGIIEANWITPKKIRELTVTGSEGRIIADYITQEIRIENSNGVYIPNTQYEEPLKRELENFINVVLGIEEPIATGIDGLMAVYLCELTLKSSKTGQPIKIEGTWNK encoded by the coding sequence ATGGATAAAGTTGGCGTTGCAGTAATAGGATGTGGAGCATGGGGAAGAAACCACCTCAGAGTATTAAGCGAACTGAAAAAGGCCAAACTAGTGGCTGCATCAGACATAAATCAAGAAGTTCTAAGAATGGTAAAGGAGAAGTATGATATACAAGTCTACACAGACTACCATGAAATGTTGAAGGATAAGGAGATAGAGGCCGTAACCATATGCACACCATCATCAACCCATGCTAAAATAGCACTAGAAGTTATAGAGGCAGGGAAAAACCTACTGGTGGAAAAACCCATGACCATAACAGTTGAGGAAGCAAAGAATATAATTGAAAGGGCAAATGAATGCAAAGTTAAGCTGATGGTCGGCCACATAGAAAGATACAACCCAGCAGTACAGAGAGTTAAGAAAATGATAGATGAAGGGAAAATTGGAGAAATCGTACTAATATCATCAAAGAGAGTTTCAAGATGGCCTGAAAGGATAGGGGATGTGGGAGTTGTAAGAGACCTAGCAATACATGACCTAGACCTAATGAGATACATAACTGGAGCCGAACCCACAGAAATATATGCAGTTACTGGAAGCCTAAAACACAAATATGAAGACCATGCAAACATAATACTGAAATTCAACTCAAACCCAACGGGGATAATAGAAGCCAACTGGATTACACCAAAGAAGATCAGAGAACTAACAGTAACTGGAAGTGAGGGGAGAATAATTGCAGACTACATAACGCAAGAAATAAGGATAGAGAACAGCAATGGAGTATACATCCCAAACACACAATATGAAGAACCATTAAAGAGGGAGCTGGAAAACTTCATAAATGTGGTTTTGGGAATAGAGGAGCCAATAGCAACTGGGATTGATGGATTAATGGCAGTATACCTATGTGAACTAACACTGAAATCATCAAAAACAGGGCAACCAATAAAGATTGAGGGGACATGGAATAAATGA
- a CDS encoding 2-oxoacid:acceptor oxidoreductase family protein — translation MEFRFHGRGGQGVVTASQLLVASAFKMGLLGQSIPMFGAERRGAPVEAYARISNTPIRRHSQVYRPDVVAVFDPKIMEVVDVLRGLKPNGILLLNSPEGKFEHRFEGFRVYCVDATGIAVKLGLYFAGFPAVNTAIVGALAKATGILPLEAVLETISSTWSGKVGELNAEAAKLAYNSIGGG, via the coding sequence TTGGAGTTCAGATTTCATGGTCGTGGAGGTCAGGGTGTCGTTACCGCTTCACAGCTCCTGGTTGCTTCAGCTTTTAAGATGGGTTTGTTGGGTCAGAGTATACCAATGTTTGGTGCTGAGAGGCGTGGGGCTCCTGTTGAGGCTTATGCTAGGATATCCAATACACCTATTAGGAGGCATAGTCAGGTTTATCGCCCCGATGTTGTTGCTGTTTTTGATCCTAAAATAATGGAGGTTGTGGATGTTTTGAGGGGATTGAAGCCCAATGGCATTCTCCTACTGAATTCCCCTGAGGGTAAATTTGAACATAGGTTTGAGGGGTTTAGGGTTTACTGTGTTGATGCCACTGGTATAGCTGTTAAGCTTGGATTGTATTTTGCAGGTTTCCCAGCTGTGAATACAGCTATTGTTGGCGCTTTGGCTAAGGCTACTGGAATACTCCCCCTGGAAGCTGTTTTGGAGACCATTTCATCCACATGGTCTGGCAAGGTTGGGGAGTTGAATGCTGAGGCAGCTAAGTTGGCTTACAATTCTATTGGGGGTGGTTGA
- a CDS encoding ATP-dependent DNA ligase, whose product MKTEFKTLAELCEKLESMSRRGLMVSEVAAFLKNLDVDEISPAVSMILGRAFPLSSGLELNVSWSTILKVLRGIVHGDWRIFTDAFKKTGDVGSAVKLFLESSRVSRQTTLASKHLTIIEVKRFFEEIAKASGRGARDHKARLLESLFSLASPIEMKYIVRILMGEMRTGFSEGLMREAISEAFNIPIEAINRAILMVGDLEVLAETAKRYGLDGFSKLGFQVFRPIKPMLAKDVGSLREAFEIIGGEVALEYKLDGVRVQIHRSGGEVKIYSRRLTDATGSLPEIVDVVKGGLKVEEAILDGEVIAVGDDGKPLPFQYLMMRFKRKRDLETSSKMFKLKLYLFDAIYVNGASLIDKPYIERRKVLSEISMGIPLVKQIVTNDPSVAENFLKEALEYGCEGVMIKDLRGPYVPGVRGKFWFKFKQTLEPLDLVIVAAEYGYGRRRRWLSDYYLAARDEETGKFYVVGKTFKGLNDDELEEMTRRLKELAISEEGRRVYVAPKIVVEVLYNEIQRSPKYECGMALRFARINRIVEDKGPEDADTIQHVREIFERQFSWRRLNL is encoded by the coding sequence ATGAAAACTGAATTCAAAACTCTAGCTGAGCTTTGTGAGAAACTTGAATCCATGAGTAGGAGGGGGTTGATGGTAAGTGAAGTTGCAGCCTTCCTCAAGAATCTTGATGTCGATGAAATTTCACCTGCAGTATCCATGATTCTAGGTAGAGCATTCCCATTGAGTAGTGGTTTGGAGTTGAATGTTAGTTGGAGCACAATACTCAAGGTTTTGAGGGGGATTGTGCATGGGGATTGGAGGATATTCACAGATGCATTTAAGAAGACTGGGGATGTTGGTTCTGCAGTCAAATTATTCTTGGAGTCTAGTAGGGTTTCTAGGCAGACAACCCTAGCCAGTAAGCATCTAACCATAATTGAGGTTAAACGTTTCTTTGAGGAAATAGCTAAGGCAAGTGGTAGGGGGGCTAGGGATCATAAAGCTAGGCTACTTGAATCCTTATTCAGCTTGGCATCACCCATTGAAATGAAGTATATTGTTAGGATTTTGATGGGTGAGATGAGGACTGGTTTCAGTGAGGGTTTGATGAGGGAAGCCATTTCAGAAGCCTTCAACATACCCATTGAAGCAATTAATAGAGCTATTTTGATGGTTGGGGATTTGGAGGTTCTTGCTGAAACAGCTAAACGTTATGGTTTAGATGGGTTTTCCAAACTTGGATTCCAGGTTTTCAGACCAATTAAACCAATGCTTGCAAAGGATGTTGGAAGTTTGAGGGAAGCCTTTGAAATCATTGGTGGTGAAGTTGCTTTGGAGTATAAGCTTGATGGTGTTAGAGTTCAGATTCATAGGTCTGGCGGTGAAGTTAAGATTTATAGTAGACGTCTAACTGATGCCACAGGTAGTTTGCCTGAGATAGTGGATGTGGTTAAGGGTGGATTGAAGGTTGAAGAGGCCATATTGGATGGTGAGGTTATAGCTGTGGGGGATGATGGTAAGCCCCTCCCATTCCAGTATCTTATGATGAGATTTAAGCGTAAACGTGATTTGGAAACTTCTTCAAAGATGTTTAAATTGAAATTATACTTGTTCGATGCAATATATGTTAATGGAGCTTCATTGATAGATAAGCCGTACATTGAGCGTAGGAAGGTATTGTCTGAAATTTCCATGGGGATCCCCCTGGTTAAGCAAATAGTTACCAATGATCCATCTGTGGCTGAGAATTTCCTTAAGGAGGCTTTGGAGTATGGTTGTGAGGGGGTTATGATTAAAGATCTTAGGGGGCCATATGTTCCAGGGGTTAGGGGGAAGTTTTGGTTTAAATTTAAGCAAACCCTTGAGCCTCTAGACCTCGTCATAGTTGCAGCTGAGTATGGTTATGGTCGTAGACGTAGATGGCTTTCAGACTACTATCTTGCAGCTAGGGATGAGGAAACTGGAAAATTTTATGTTGTTGGTAAAACCTTTAAGGGGTTGAATGATGATGAGTTGGAGGAGATGACTAGGAGGCTTAAGGAGTTGGCAATTAGTGAAGAGGGAAGGAGGGTTTATGTTGCCCCGAAAATTGTTGTGGAAGTTTTATACAATGAGATTCAAAGGAGTCCTAAGTATGAGTGTGGTATGGCTTTGAGGTTTGCAAGGATTAATAGGATTGTTGAGGATAAGGGTCCTGAAGATGCTGATACAATTCAGCATGTTAGGGAGATCTTTGAAAGGCAGTTTTCTTGGAGGAGACTTAACCTTTAA
- the porB gene encoding pyruvate synthase subunit PorB, which produces MSIPIRSLTLNEYLLPGNAACPGCPASMGLRMLGKALDGKYVLVIPACCSTIIEGPYPKSSYGVPVLNIAFAASPSAAAGVKAGFDALGKRDVHVVVWAGDGATADIGMASLSGAAERNDDIIYVCYDNEAYMNTGIQRSSATPYAAWTTTTITGKSEHKKNLPMIMAAHGIPYVATASVAYPLDFVAKVRRAASIRGMKYIHLHSPCPTGWRFPSDKTVEVGRLAVQTGLWPLYEIDHGVFKLSEICKPLLDKKNRKPIEEYIKIQGRFSRVSKEQLAELELYVESLWNEIALMIEKSKTSGAAG; this is translated from the coding sequence ATGAGTATCCCTATAAGGAGTTTAACATTAAATGAGTATCTTCTGCCTGGTAACGCTGCATGTCCAGGATGTCCAGCCTCCATGGGTTTGAGGATGCTTGGGAAAGCCTTGGATGGTAAGTACGTACTTGTAATACCTGCATGTTGTTCCACAATAATTGAAGGTCCATATCCTAAATCCTCCTATGGAGTTCCAGTTCTAAATATTGCTTTTGCAGCATCCCCTTCAGCTGCTGCCGGTGTTAAAGCAGGCTTTGACGCTCTTGGTAAAAGGGATGTTCATGTGGTTGTGTGGGCTGGTGATGGTGCAACTGCAGATATTGGTATGGCTTCCCTTAGCGGTGCTGCTGAGAGGAATGATGACATAATCTATGTATGCTATGATAATGAAGCTTACATGAACACTGGCATTCAGAGGAGTAGTGCAACCCCATATGCTGCTTGGACCACCACGACGATTACTGGTAAGAGTGAGCATAAGAAGAATTTGCCTATGATAATGGCTGCCCATGGAATACCATACGTTGCAACAGCTTCAGTTGCCTATCCACTGGATTTTGTGGCTAAGGTTAGGAGGGCTGCATCCATTAGGGGTATGAAGTACATTCATTTACATTCTCCATGCCCAACTGGGTGGAGATTTCCAAGTGATAAGACTGTGGAGGTTGGTAGGCTGGCTGTTCAAACTGGGCTGTGGCCATTATATGAGATCGATCATGGAGTCTTCAAATTGAGTGAGATATGCAAACCACTTCTAGATAAGAAGAATAGGAAGCCAATTGAGGAGTACATTAAGATTCAAGGTAGATTTTCAAGGGTTAGCAAGGAGCAGTTGGCTGAGTTGGAGCTTTACGTTGAAAGCTTATGGAATGAAATTGCATTGATGATTGAGAAGTCTAAGACTTCTGGAGCGGCGGGTTAG
- a CDS encoding DUF354 domain-containing protein, which translates to MKTIWIDTLTPKQALLSIKIMEAAWKIGYKSIITTREYDYTTKIYKLYDLNPIIVGRHGGEKLEGKLMASLDRSIKLAETIIGLEHKPSYHISLTSPEAVRVAFGLSIPIILLSDTPHSKYVNKLTIPLADILITPKAIPKEEYRNLIDEKRIIQYDGIDELAWIKDFKPDERVLNEIGLNTNDKIIIAREAEYKASYYEQNGKPVKMLIEKIIREFGEEVKVIYLPRYNDESIPNGAIVPKDAVDARSIMKYATLTITGGGTMARESALIGTPSISLFPKQIHVNKWLEERGLPIKSIRDINEAYEYASKVIRDPDKYKVKTDEIIRGMEDPTQVIMRILRGDIDG; encoded by the coding sequence TTGAAGACAATATGGATCGATACATTAACACCAAAACAGGCACTACTATCAATAAAGATCATGGAGGCAGCATGGAAAATAGGATACAAATCAATAATAACCACAAGAGAATACGATTACACAACAAAAATCTATAAGCTATACGATTTGAACCCAATAATTGTGGGTAGGCATGGTGGAGAGAAACTTGAAGGTAAGCTTATGGCAAGCCTAGATAGAAGCATAAAACTTGCAGAGACAATAATAGGTTTAGAGCATAAACCATCATACCATATCTCACTAACATCACCAGAAGCCGTAAGGGTAGCCTTTGGACTATCAATACCAATAATACTGCTAAGCGACACACCACACTCAAAATACGTGAACAAACTTACAATACCACTAGCAGACATACTGATAACCCCCAAAGCCATACCAAAGGAGGAATATAGAAACCTAATAGATGAAAAGAGGATCATACAGTATGATGGCATTGACGAATTAGCTTGGATAAAAGACTTCAAACCAGATGAGAGAGTTCTAAATGAAATTGGATTGAACACCAATGATAAAATAATCATTGCAAGGGAAGCAGAATATAAAGCATCATACTACGAACAAAATGGGAAACCTGTGAAGATGCTCATAGAAAAGATAATTAGGGAATTCGGTGAAGAAGTGAAGGTGATTTACCTACCAAGATACAATGATGAATCAATACCCAATGGAGCCATAGTGCCAAAGGATGCTGTGGATGCAAGGAGCATAATGAAATATGCAACACTAACCATAACTGGCGGAGGAACCATGGCTAGAGAATCAGCATTAATAGGGACGCCATCAATAAGCCTATTCCCAAAACAAATACATGTAAATAAATGGCTTGAGGAGAGGGGGCTACCAATAAAGAGCATAAGGGATATAAATGAAGCATACGAATATGCATCGAAGGTCATTAGGGATCCAGACAAATATAAGGTTAAAACAGACGAAATAATTAGGGGAATGGAAGATCCAACCCAAGTGATAATGAGGATTTTGAGGGGGGATATAGATGGATAA
- a CDS encoding pyruvate ferredoxin oxidoreductase: MAKTEILTGNYAVAYGAKLSRVQVISAYPITPQTSIVEKLDEFVESGELNARYVRVESEHSAMAACIGASATGARAFTATSSHGLMYMSELVWWAGLGKFPLVMAVVCRALAPPWSIWSEHNDVLAHRDSGWIIFFAEDNQEVLDLIIQSYRICEDERVLQPVMVALDAFILSHTSTPVSIPEQSDVDGYLPPPGSRRKPFILDTENPLTHGNLTYPEHFMEFRYEVEKSMDSARRVIIEAGKRYGEITGRYYDSLVEDYRCSDADVVLVNVGSSSGDAKEAVDLLRDEGYRVGLLKLRAIRPFPFEDLRRICGGKRYIGVFDRNYSFGYGGILHCEVSSALSGIKVPVQGFVGGLGGRDITVDNYVNIFKILIDMADRGVEPKPPLWVGLREVV, encoded by the coding sequence ATGGCGAAGACTGAGATTTTAACTGGGAATTATGCGGTGGCATATGGGGCTAAGCTCTCTAGAGTTCAAGTTATATCAGCATATCCCATAACTCCGCAGACTTCCATTGTTGAGAAGCTTGATGAATTTGTTGAGAGTGGGGAGTTGAATGCGAGGTACGTTAGGGTTGAGAGTGAACATAGTGCTATGGCTGCTTGTATTGGTGCATCGGCAACTGGGGCTAGAGCTTTCACTGCCACATCCTCCCATGGACTCATGTACATGTCTGAACTTGTTTGGTGGGCTGGGCTTGGTAAGTTTCCATTGGTTATGGCTGTTGTATGTAGGGCTCTTGCTCCACCTTGGAGTATATGGTCTGAGCATAATGATGTTTTAGCCCATAGGGATAGTGGTTGGATAATATTCTTCGCTGAGGATAATCAGGAGGTTCTCGATTTGATAATTCAATCTTACAGGATTTGTGAGGATGAGAGGGTTCTGCAACCAGTTATGGTTGCACTTGATGCATTCATCCTATCACATACATCCACACCGGTTTCCATACCTGAGCAGAGTGATGTTGACGGATATCTGCCTCCACCTGGATCTAGGCGTAAACCATTCATACTGGATACGGAAAACCCATTGACGCATGGAAACTTAACTTACCCAGAACACTTCATGGAGTTTAGGTATGAGGTTGAGAAGTCCATGGATTCTGCTAGGAGGGTTATCATTGAAGCTGGTAAGAGGTATGGTGAAATTACTGGTAGATACTATGATAGCCTCGTTGAAGATTATAGGTGTAGTGACGCTGATGTTGTATTGGTTAATGTTGGGTCATCCAGTGGTGATGCTAAGGAGGCTGTGGATTTATTGAGGGATGAGGGGTATAGGGTTGGATTATTGAAGCTTAGAGCTATTAGGCCATTCCCATTTGAAGATTTAAGGAGGATTTGTGGTGGTAAGCGTTACATTGGCGTTTTCGATAGGAATTATAGTTTCGGTTATGGTGGAATATTGCATTGTGAAGTTTCATCAGCGCTATCTGGAATTAAAGTTCCAGTTCAAGGGTTTGTGGGGGGTTTGGGTGGTAGAGATATAACTGTGGATAACTATGTAAATATTTTCAAAATCCTAATTGATATGGCTGATAGGGGGGTGGAGCCAAAACCGCCTTTATGGGTGGGTTTAAGGGAGGTGGTTTAA
- a CDS encoding transcriptional regulator, producing the protein MSKDQVVGVILLLASIIGIIVYGYLIYMYPLIIMQITLFIAVAAVGLIVAWIGYTLATTPPPKPIEEIEKEIEKEMKEIEKGEGGEKKEGEGEKKE; encoded by the coding sequence ATGAGTAAAGACCAAGTCGTAGGGGTAATACTCCTCCTAGCAAGCATAATAGGAATAATAGTCTACGGATACCTAATATACATGTACCCACTAATAATAATGCAGATAACACTATTCATAGCAGTGGCAGCAGTGGGGCTAATAGTAGCATGGATAGGATACACATTAGCCACAACACCACCACCAAAACCCATAGAAGAGATAGAGAAAGAAATAGAAAAGGAAATGAAAGAGATAGAGAAGGGGGAAGGCGGAGAGAAGAAGGAAGGGGAAGGGGAGAAAAAGGAATAA
- a CDS encoding nucleotide sugar dehydrogenase: protein MLFGLSDSEILKKLDSGDVRIAVYGLGRVGLPLAVAWLRAGQRVLGVDVDERIVKSINSGVSPISDEPMIPEAVKHYVDIGVFKATTNLVEASRICEVKFVAVPTGIVDGKFNGVHLERALRGIGRGLKRGDAVCVECTVPPMTTETFAKSILESESGLRAEEDFALAFSPERIYEGRALEDLEVRYPKIVGGVGQRSTHFFSLLYRRIAKRGVIEMGSARAAELSKIFEGVYRDVNIALANELAALCSAYGVDFFEVREASNSQPFCHLHKPGVGVGGPCIPVYPYFLFESASRVGLRLELTRLARTINEDMPSKTVSILREVMSELDLSPSKTSVAIFGLAFRGNIADSRGSPTYEIVRLLLNMGVRVVVHDPYISMDQKLKSLGVTLTGSIEEAVKGCNVVIVATDHDYYRKLDWGRISNLMSSPKIIFDGRGILDTSSIPSGITFVGIGRPKIRL from the coding sequence ATGTTATTTGGTTTAAGTGATTCTGAGATTTTGAAGAAATTGGATTCCGGTGATGTTAGGATAGCAGTTTATGGTTTGGGTAGGGTTGGCCTCCCCTTGGCTGTGGCTTGGCTTAGAGCTGGTCAGAGGGTTTTGGGCGTTGATGTTGATGAGAGGATTGTTAAATCCATTAATTCTGGTGTATCACCAATCTCTGATGAGCCAATGATACCTGAAGCCGTTAAACATTATGTGGATATTGGGGTGTTTAAAGCCACCACAAACCTTGTTGAAGCATCAAGGATTTGTGAAGTTAAGTTTGTGGCTGTTCCAACGGGGATTGTTGATGGTAAATTTAATGGTGTACACTTGGAGAGGGCTTTAAGGGGGATTGGGAGGGGTTTGAAGAGGGGGGATGCTGTATGTGTGGAGTGTACAGTTCCACCAATGACAACGGAAACCTTCGCTAAATCCATACTTGAGAGTGAGAGTGGCCTTAGAGCTGAGGAGGATTTTGCTTTAGCCTTTAGTCCGGAGAGGATTTATGAGGGTAGAGCTTTGGAGGATTTGGAGGTTAGGTATCCGAAGATAGTTGGTGGGGTTGGCCAAAGGAGTACACACTTCTTCTCCCTCCTATATAGGAGGATTGCTAAGAGGGGGGTTATTGAGATGGGTAGTGCTAGGGCTGCTGAGCTTTCAAAGATTTTTGAGGGGGTTTATAGGGATGTGAATATTGCATTGGCCAATGAGCTTGCAGCTCTATGCAGTGCTTACGGTGTGGACTTCTTTGAGGTTAGGGAGGCATCCAATAGTCAACCCTTCTGCCACCTCCATAAACCTGGGGTTGGAGTTGGGGGGCCATGCATTCCAGTCTACCCATACTTCCTCTTTGAATCTGCATCTAGGGTTGGTTTAAGACTAGAGCTAACTAGGTTGGCTAGAACTATAAATGAGGATATGCCTTCAAAAACAGTTTCCATCCTGAGAGAGGTTATGTCTGAGCTGGATTTATCTCCATCAAAAACTTCTGTGGCAATATTTGGTTTAGCTTTTAGGGGTAATATTGCTGATTCTAGGGGTAGTCCAACATATGAAATTGTTAGATTGCTCCTTAATATGGGGGTTAGGGTTGTGGTTCATGATCCATATATCAGCATGGATCAGAAGCTGAAATCGCTTGGTGTGACTTTGACTGGATCCATTGAGGAAGCTGTTAAAGGGTGTAATGTCGTTATTGTAGCCACCGATCATGATTACTATCGCAAGCTGGATTGGGGGAGGATTTCAAATTTGATGTCCAGTCCAAAAATAATTTTTGATGGTAGGGGGATTTTGGATACCTCCAGTATTCCAAGCGGCATAACATTTGTGGGTATTGGTAGACCTAAAATTAGACTCTAA